TACCTCCCGACGCAGGACAAACCCGAAAGCGAGTGGATGGGGTAAACAAGTCAACCACCAAACTACGTAACTCGTAACTCGTATCTCGTAACTCGTATCTTGTATCTTGTATCTCGTATCCTGCAAGAAGGCATCAATGATCCTCACCCCCGTAACCCTGCTTGGTCAATTCGTCCGCCTCGAGCCGATGACCGAGGCTCACGTCCCCGCGCTGGCCGAAGTCGGCGTGGGACAGGACTTCTGGCATTTCATGTTGTACGGCGACATGAAGACCGAAGCCGATATGCGGAACTGGGTGAAGGATATTCTCTCGCGGAAGGGGGATTTGCCTTTTGTCGTCGTCCATCTTGCGTCGGGACGCGCGGCGGGCGCGACGCGCTACCTGAACGTTTCTCTCAAGGATCGCGGGCTGGAGATCGGCGGCACGTGGTACGGACCCGAGTTCCAGCGCACGGCGGTCAACACGGAGACGAAGTATCTTTTGCTGAAGCACGCTTTCGAGACGCTCGGCGCGATCCGCGTGCAGTTGAAGACTGACTCGCGCAACCTCCGCTCGCAGAAAGCCATCGAACGGATCGGCGGCGTAAAGGAGGGCGTGCTGCGCAACCACATGATCCTGCCGGATGGGACGATCCGCCATTCGGTCTATTATTCGATTTTGGATTCGGAGTGGGAGGGGGTGAAGGCGCGTTTGGAAGGCATCCTGTACGGATGACTGTTACGCGGCAACCGGGGGACGATCTTCCGCTTGTTTCGCGTCCGTCCGTTCGTGGATAAACTTTCCGATTTTTTCGATGGCCTGCCGCGCTTCGGGAAGGAGGCTGGCCGCGAACTGCCAGACGTGCTGCATTCCATCCCAGACTTCCAAAGTGACATCTACACCAGAAAGACGGGCATTTTCCGCCAGCCGCAGCGAATCGGACAGCAACACTTCGTCCGAGCCGACCTGGATGAGCAGGGGAGGCAGCCCCTCGAGTTTCGCGTAGACGGGGGAAGCGAGCGGCGTCTGCGGGCTGGCGTCTTTCAGGTACAGGCGGGCGGCTTCCCTCAGTTTCGGCCCGTTGATCATGTAATCTGACCGGGCGTTTTCCTGCCACGACTCGCCGCTGGCTGAAAGGTCCGTCCACGGGGAGAGGACGACCGCCGCGGCGGGCATCGGGAGGCCGCGCTCGCGGAGGGTGGCCAGCAGGGCGACGCTTAATCCGCCGCCGGCCGAGTCGCCTGCGATGGCGGTCTGTTCGGGACGGATTCCCGAGTCGAGCAGCCATTGGTAGGCGGAGAGAGCGTCCAGCAGCGCGGCTGGGTAGGGATGTTCGGGCGCGAGGCGGTAGTCAATCGTCAACGCGCGAGCGCGGGCTGCGTAGGCGATGTTCGCCGCCAACGCGCGGTGCGAGCGTGTGGAGCCCGCGTTGTACGCGCCCCCGTGCAGGTACAGGATGACGCGCTCGCTTCCCGTCCCCGCGGGGATGACCCATTCGCCCGGCACGCCGTTCGCCAGCACGCCGATATGGTCAATGTGGATGATCGGGCGGACGACCTCGCCGGCCATCTCCAGGTTGGTGCGCGCTCTCTCGACGTCCATCGCGCCCAACTTGGGCGACAGGAAGTTTTTTGCGGATAACAACGACCTGAGAGTTCGCGCCTGCCAACTGAGCATTTTTTCACCTTGTGATTAAGATGGTAGCATGCCCAGGTATGAAGCGCGTAAGAATTAACTAAAGGTTGGCTTAAGAATTGACGTTACGCAATGCGGACGTTGGAGAGCCTTTTGAAATTCCATTTCGGACACGGATTACACGGACAAACGCGGATTTTTTCTAAGAAATCTGATCGTATTCGACGCCGAATTCGCGGCCTTGCGCGAGTCCGTCGCTTTCCAGATTTGGGGCGGGCGAAGGTTGGGGGGAATCCGCGCGGCGTGAGAGCAGGAAAAGCCCGAAGGCGCTGACCAGCCCGAGAGTCAACGCGCCCAGCCAGATGGCGCGCGGCGCGATGGCGTCGTTCAGGAATCCGCCGATGAGCGGGGCGGCGGTGCGGGCCAATCCCCAGCCGATCCAATACGCGGACATGTAGCGGCCGCGCAGGTGCGCAGGGGCGCGGTCGGCGACGTATTTGCTCGAAGTCGGGACGAGAGTCAGTTCGCCGAAGGTCAGGATGACCATGCTCAGCCAGAATCCCCAGAAGCCGCTCATCAGCGCCACCGAGCCGACGCCCAGCGCGTAGATCAACATGCCGACCGCCACGACGGGCAGAGACTTGTGTTTGCGCGTGACCTGGCTGACGGAGTATTGTACGAAGACGCACATCAGCGCGTTGGTGGTGGGAATCCAGCCGAAGTGATTTTCGGGCAGGCCGAAATTGAGTTTCGTGTAAACAGCCAGCAGAATCCACAGGATGCTCGGAGCGATCAAGCCCAGGCTGAGCAGGCCGACGAAGGCCATGTACGGTCCGTCGCGCAGGACGCGCGCGTATCCGCCGCGCGGCGCGGCTTCCGCGTTCGGTTGAAGCGTCGAGCTTTTGACGGCTTGCCTGTCCAAAGTCTCGCGGGCGCGGAAGAACAGGAGCAGGCTGTAAGCCAGGAATCCCATCGTCGCGCTCCAAAAGGTCAGGTGGTAGGAGCGCGTGGCGAGGAAGCCGCCCACGGCGGGCCCGAGGGCGAAGGCCGCGTTGTTGGCGATGCGGTTGATGGCGAAGGCTTCCGTCCGCTTTTCGGAGGGGACGAGGTCGGCCAGCATCGCGTCCGAGCCGACCTGATAGAGCGGGTTGGAAAGCCCCAGCG
This DNA window, taken from Candidatus Denitrolinea symbiosum, encodes the following:
- a CDS encoding GNAT family N-acetyltransferase, whose translation is MILTPVTLLGQFVRLEPMTEAHVPALAEVGVGQDFWHFMLYGDMKTEADMRNWVKDILSRKGDLPFVVVHLASGRAAGATRYLNVSLKDRGLEIGGTWYGPEFQRTAVNTETKYLLLKHAFETLGAIRVQLKTDSRNLRSQKAIERIGGVKEGVLRNHMILPDGTIRHSVYYSILDSEWEGVKARLEGILYG
- a CDS encoding alpha/beta hydrolase translates to MLSWQARTLRSLLSAKNFLSPKLGAMDVERARTNLEMAGEVVRPIIHIDHIGVLANGVPGEWVIPAGTGSERVILYLHGGAYNAGSTRSHRALAANIAYAARARALTIDYRLAPEHPYPAALLDALSAYQWLLDSGIRPEQTAIAGDSAGGGLSVALLATLRERGLPMPAAAVVLSPWTDLSASGESWQENARSDYMINGPKLREAARLYLKDASPQTPLASPVYAKLEGLPPLLIQVGSDEVLLSDSLRLAENARLSGVDVTLEVWDGMQHVWQFAASLLPEARQAIEKIGKFIHERTDAKQAEDRPPVAA
- a CDS encoding multidrug resistance protein MdtH, major facilitator superfamily is translated as MLYKLRALYKEYPQQYWLMIAGLVLATAGGSMVGPYLLIYVSEKLSLPLSTVAALVSINAGTGLISSFVAGWLADKVGRKLVMNLSLTLTGLTYFFMLYAETYPQFLLLMVALGLSNPLYQVGSDAMLADLVPSEKRTEAFAINRIANNAAFALGPAVGGFLATRSYHLTFWSATMGFLAYSLLLFFRARETLDRQAVKSSTLQPNAEAAPRGGYARVLRDGPYMAFVGLLSLGLIAPSILWILLAVYTKLNFGLPENHFGWIPTTNALMCVFVQYSVSQVTRKHKSLPVVAVGMLIYALGVGSVALMSGFWGFWLSMVILTFGELTLVPTSSKYVADRAPAHLRGRYMSAYWIGWGLARTAAPLIGGFLNDAIAPRAIWLGALTLGLVSAFGLFLLSRRADSPQPSPAPNLESDGLAQGREFGVEYDQIS